In the genome of Spea bombifrons isolate aSpeBom1 chromosome 11, aSpeBom1.2.pri, whole genome shotgun sequence, one region contains:
- the LOC128468409 gene encoding deleted in malignant brain tumors 1 protein-like: MIYDGPPGNSVALGKICQTGNSTFYSSSNIMGIEFRSDGVVQGTGFVAEYRTLTRIHSTPVTCGGILTDLRGTVSFSPSNESTYCVWYMSVHNNYKVHLYFTDFMMQNSVSCNSCSLSVYDGTPLGSPLLGQLCQTTERRFVSSSNSMSIVYSCRDNDSGGGLTFRAVYSPIIPHNQSVTLSCYTDFMEVQISMLYLQSMGYSPDTIFINDPKCRPNIISGWLEFHIPYQKCLTAEQVENDTISYTNSLFAHTAEPMITHRKKLSLMLRCEMYQDAMVEVLYHADDTISNTLTQYGLFSANLTFYQSPSFIYPVLQYPYYVRLNQDLYLQASLITSDPTLVLFVETCVASPDLFDFTRNIYYIIHNGCSRAPGYRTYHSSSPCSVRFGFSAFSFLQQHSSVYLRCKLVVCKQYSYPSRCSQGCITRHKRDAQSSHEEVYVVAGPVQVV, from the exons ATGATATATGATGGACCACCTGGGAATTCAGTTGCTCTTGGAAAGATTTGCCAGACTGGAAATAGTACTTTCTACTCTTCTTCCAACATTATGGGAATTGAATTCAGAAGTGACGGCGTTGTCCAAGGAACTGGTTTTGTGGCTGAGTATAGAACATTGACTAGAATCCATAGCACACCAG TAacttgtggaggaattttgaccGATCTGAGGGGAACCGTTTCCTTTTCACCCTCTAACGAATCAACCTActgtgtctggtatatgagtgTTCACAACAACTATAAAGTTCATCTCTATTTTACAGATTTCAT GATGCAGAACTCTGTGTCCTGTAACTCGTGCTCCCTTTCTGTGTATGATGGAACACCCCTTGGCTCTCCTTTACTTGGACAGCTTTGTCAGACAACTGAACGGAGATTTGTGTCGTCCTCAAACAGCATGAGCATTGTCTATTCCTGCAGAGACAATGACAGCGGGGGAGGCTTGACCTTCAGAGCCGTATACAGCCCAATCATCCCTCACAACCAAAGTG TTACCCTCTCATGTTATACAGATTTCATGGAGGTTCAAATTTCAATGCTGTACCTTCAGTCTATGGGTTACTCCCCGGACACCATTTTCATAAATGACCCAAAATGTAGACCCAATATTATTTCTGGCTGGTTGGAATTTCATATCCCCTATCAGAAATGCCTGACAGCAGAGCAG GTAGAAAATGACACTATAAGCTACACAAACTCGTTGTTTGCTCACACTGCCGAACCAATGATAACTCACAGAAAGAAGCTGAGTTTAATGCTGAGATGTGAAATGTATCAGGACGCCATGGTGGAAGTGCTGTACCATGCAGATGACACTATCAGCAATACTTTAACCCAATATGGCCTCTTCTCTGCGAATTTGACCTTCTACCAGTCTCCTAGTTTCATCTACCCTGTGCTCCAGTACCCATATTATGTCCGTCTCAATCAGGATTTGTACCTACAAGCCTCCCTGATCACATCAGACCCGACTCTTGTGTTGTTTGTAGAAACTTGTGTGGCTTCTCCAGACCTCTTTGACTTCACAAgaaatatttactatataatacacaatgG GTGCAGCAGGGCTCCTGGCTATCGCACATACCATTCGTCCTCACCTTGTAGCGTTCGCTTTGGATTCAGTGCCTTTAGTTTCCTGCAGCAGCACTCCAGTGTATACCTGCGCTGCAAACTGGTTGTATGCAAGCAATACAGCTATCCATCCCGCTGCAGCCAGGGATGCATCACAAGACACAAGAGAGATGCCCAATCATCTCACGAGGAAGTCTATGTTGTAGCTGGACCGGTGCAAGTTGtgtaa